One Kitasatospora sp. NBC_01266 genomic window carries:
- a CDS encoding HK97 family phage prohead protease, with translation MDLSARSTQPTELQRRTRPFTDVQLRSAPDGTGGDQLVFSGYASVTETPYAMEDWAGPYTEVVRSGAFRQTLAAGADVPFLINHGGLTLARTASGTMQLAEDSTGLHVEAALDPASSLVQDLRSAMNRGDVDQMSFGFWVTRQAWSPDFDQRDILEVDLDRGDVSVVNFGANPNTAGAQMQLNARDVSGQLQRLSTAERRAVFERLAAEFNAPPAPEAAALALHEARARALAL, from the coding sequence ATGGACCTGTCCGCCCGCAGCACCCAGCCCACCGAACTCCAGCGCCGCACACGCCCGTTCACGGACGTCCAGCTGCGCTCCGCCCCGGACGGCACCGGCGGCGACCAGCTTGTGTTCAGCGGCTACGCCTCCGTCACCGAGACGCCGTACGCGATGGAGGACTGGGCCGGCCCCTACACCGAGGTCGTGCGCTCCGGCGCGTTCCGGCAGACCCTCGCGGCCGGCGCCGATGTGCCGTTCCTGATCAACCACGGCGGCCTGACGCTCGCGAGGACCGCGTCCGGAACGATGCAGCTGGCCGAGGACAGCACCGGCCTGCACGTGGAGGCCGCCCTGGACCCGGCCAGCTCGCTGGTGCAGGACCTGCGCTCGGCGATGAACAGGGGCGACGTGGACCAGATGTCGTTCGGGTTCTGGGTGACCCGCCAGGCCTGGTCTCCCGACTTCGACCAGCGCGACATCCTGGAGGTCGACCTGGACCGGGGAGACGTGAGTGTCGTCAACTTCGGAGCGAACCCGAACACCGCCGGCGCCCAGATGCAGCTGAACGCGCGCGACGTCTCCGGCCAGCTCCAGCGCCTGTCCACCGCCGAGCGCCGTGCCGTGTTCGAGCGTCTGGCCGCCGAGTTCAACGCGCCGCCCGCACCGGAAGCTGCGGCGCTCGCGCTGCATGAGGCCCGCGCCCGCGCGCTGGCCCTGTGA
- a CDS encoding phage major capsid protein, translating to MSREFIAVLQARRAERKSELDAVLTAPTAEKRDLHAEERDTFERLEGEVRELDARIAELDEQLVRDDQAAEVAKRYIPRAEVTREPRTYERGNGQSYFQDFAKAQILSDSQARSRLQQHAREMDVELPKRDARRRAKAEEEMRGLPVGSTFERRTNPNRTDGQGGYFVPPEWLIDQYIDLPRYGRVLANSVRNLTLPGGTDSINVPKIATGTATGVQSADAAAVTSQDLTDTYVSAPVRTIAGQQDVAIQLLDQSPGSFDEIIFADLMADYNQRLDTQCWSGSGASGQLLGVLNVSGSNSVSYTDASPTLPKLYTPLMQGISQSARSRKMPPTAVFMAPARWYWGASQLDANGRPLLVPETNAPFNPLALQTGGDVEGPVGRVLNLPILADGNIPSNLGAGTNQDAVVAMRTSDLFLWEGNMRTRALQEVLSGTLQVRFQLFNYCAFMPNRRPETISVVGGTGLVAPAGF from the coding sequence ATGTCCCGTGAGTTCATCGCGGTGCTGCAGGCGCGGCGTGCCGAGCGCAAGAGCGAGCTCGACGCCGTCCTGACCGCACCGACCGCCGAGAAGCGCGACCTGCACGCCGAAGAGCGCGACACCTTCGAGCGCCTGGAGGGCGAGGTACGCGAGCTGGACGCCCGCATCGCCGAGCTGGACGAGCAGCTCGTGCGCGACGACCAGGCTGCCGAGGTCGCCAAGCGCTACATACCGCGCGCGGAGGTCACCCGCGAGCCGCGCACCTACGAACGCGGCAACGGGCAGTCCTACTTCCAGGACTTCGCCAAGGCCCAGATCCTGTCCGACTCGCAGGCCCGCTCCCGGCTCCAGCAGCACGCACGGGAGATGGACGTCGAACTGCCCAAGCGGGACGCGCGCCGCCGGGCCAAGGCGGAGGAGGAGATGCGGGGCCTGCCCGTGGGCTCGACCTTCGAGCGCCGCACCAACCCCAACCGCACGGACGGGCAGGGCGGATACTTCGTGCCGCCGGAGTGGCTGATCGACCAGTACATCGACCTGCCGCGCTACGGCCGGGTCCTGGCCAACAGCGTCCGCAACCTCACCCTGCCCGGCGGAACCGACTCCATCAACGTGCCGAAGATCGCCACCGGGACCGCAACTGGCGTGCAGTCGGCGGACGCCGCCGCGGTCACCTCCCAGGACCTGACGGACACCTACGTGTCCGCTCCGGTGCGCACCATCGCCGGCCAGCAGGACGTCGCGATCCAGCTCCTGGACCAGTCCCCGGGGTCCTTCGATGAGATCATCTTCGCGGACCTCATGGCCGACTACAACCAGCGCCTGGACACGCAGTGCTGGAGCGGCTCGGGTGCCAGCGGCCAGCTGCTCGGCGTCCTCAATGTGTCCGGTTCCAACTCGGTCAGCTACACCGACGCCAGCCCGACGCTGCCCAAGCTCTACACCCCGCTCATGCAGGGCATCTCGCAGTCGGCCAGGTCCCGCAAGATGCCGCCGACCGCAGTGTTCATGGCGCCGGCCCGCTGGTACTGGGGCGCCTCCCAGCTGGACGCCAACGGCCGGCCGCTGCTGGTGCCCGAGACCAACGCGCCGTTCAACCCGCTGGCCCTGCAGACCGGCGGCGACGTGGAAGGCCCGGTCGGCCGGGTGCTGAACCTGCCGATCCTCGCGGACGGCAACATCCCCTCCAACCTGGGCGCGGGCACCAACCAGGACGCGGTGGTCGCGATGCGCACCTCCGACCTGTTCCTGTGGGAGGGCAACATGCGCACCCGCGCCCTGCAGGAAGTCCTGAGCGGCACGCTGCAGGTCCGCTTCCAGCTGTTCAACTACTGCGCGTTCATGCCCAACCGGCGCCCCGAGACGATCTCGGTCGTCGGCGGCACCGGCCTGGTCGCGCCGGCCGGTTTCTGA
- a CDS encoding phage portal protein, translating into MSLIRRAAERRTIQQFGDSSIPTNGSLALPSASGVPVNEETALQLSAVWSCVRIISTRVAGLPLAAMRPQGGITVPLPVQPTIVSDPFGGQNDVRWLSRRGGIKQLAVSVLLRGNGFALVTARDWLFRPSRLAVLNPDVVKVDVDDTGARTYQVNRKTVDAVDMLHLTGMSMAGSPVGMSPIAYARQSIGLGVAAQEFGARFFAQGAHLSGVITVDADLDKQGARRIKEGFEASHTGMRNAHAIGVLSGGAKWTPISISPDDAQFLQTKAGQNLDMAMLFGVPPHMLGQVDRTTSWGTGIEQQGLGFLTYTLDDWTGIFEDAWTAMLPRGTSAVFDTAGLLKTDTAGRFAYYVQARTAGVLTQNEARARENLPPVEGGDDINAPLNSAQSGTTGPADPGAPPPPAPDESEEP; encoded by the coding sequence GTGAGCCTGATCCGACGGGCGGCCGAGCGCCGCACCATCCAGCAGTTCGGCGACTCCTCGATCCCGACGAACGGTTCGTTGGCCCTGCCGTCGGCCTCCGGGGTGCCGGTCAACGAGGAGACAGCGCTGCAGCTGTCGGCGGTGTGGTCGTGCGTCAGGATCATCTCGACCCGCGTCGCCGGCCTGCCGCTGGCCGCGATGCGCCCACAGGGCGGGATCACGGTCCCGCTCCCCGTCCAGCCGACGATCGTCAGCGACCCGTTCGGCGGACAGAACGATGTGCGGTGGCTGTCGAGGCGCGGTGGTATCAAGCAGCTCGCCGTGTCGGTGCTGCTGCGCGGCAACGGGTTCGCACTGGTCACCGCCCGGGACTGGCTGTTCCGGCCCTCGCGGCTGGCCGTCCTCAACCCGGACGTGGTCAAGGTCGACGTGGACGACACCGGCGCCCGCACCTACCAGGTCAACCGCAAGACGGTCGACGCCGTCGACATGCTGCACCTGACCGGCATGTCGATGGCCGGCTCGCCGGTGGGCATGTCACCGATCGCCTATGCCCGCCAGTCGATCGGACTGGGCGTGGCCGCCCAGGAGTTCGGCGCAAGGTTCTTCGCGCAGGGCGCGCACCTGTCCGGCGTGATCACGGTGGACGCGGACCTCGACAAGCAGGGTGCCCGCCGCATCAAGGAGGGCTTCGAGGCGAGCCACACCGGGATGCGCAACGCGCACGCGATCGGCGTGCTGAGCGGCGGCGCCAAGTGGACCCCGATCAGCATCAGCCCCGACGACGCGCAGTTCCTACAGACCAAGGCGGGCCAGAACCTCGACATGGCGATGCTCTTCGGCGTGCCGCCGCACATGCTCGGCCAGGTCGACCGCACCACCAGCTGGGGGACCGGGATCGAGCAGCAGGGCCTCGGTTTCCTGACCTACACCCTGGACGACTGGACGGGCATCTTCGAGGACGCCTGGACCGCGATGCTCCCGCGCGGCACATCCGCCGTGTTCGACACCGCCGGGCTGCTCAAGACCGACACCGCCGGGCGGTTCGCCTACTACGTGCAGGCCCGCACCGCCGGCGTGCTCACCCAGAACGAGGCGCGCGCCCGGGAGAACCTCCCGCCGGTCGAGGGCGGCGACGACATCAACGCCCCACTGAACTCCGCCCAGTCGGGCACCACCGGGCCGGCCGATCCCGGCGCCCCGCCGCCGCCCGCACCCGACGAGAGCGAGGAGCCGTGA
- a CDS encoding terminase large subunit domain-containing protein has product MPASSTRSSRGAKRGRPAPSSWPPRFLTPVPAGDVRRGDGAQVVEFIETLCTVTKDSFAGPSGSPLTLRDWQQTLLAHLFARRADGRRRHRMALIGEPRKNGKSGLGAGLALDGLFECEGAEVYSCAGDKEQARIVFGDAKRMVDASPDLSEAIKPYKDVLEVVGTGSVYRCLSAEAFTKEGLSPTRVIFDELHVQPNPDLWNVMALAAGARIDPLLIAITTAGVKTDTRGLDSICYQLFQYGQRLAAGEETDPSFFMAWWGAPDAADHRLEETWRIANPAYGDLIDPEDFASAVKRTPEAEFRTKRLNQWVNTATAWLPAGAWDACAAPGPIPDGTEVCVGFDGSFNGDSTAITAVSCTPVPHIDVVAAWERPPQAGQDWTVPILEVEDALRQACRRWNVREIDCDPYRWGRTYAVLDEEGLPVVEFPQSPARMIPATTRFYEAVMNRALTHSGDPRLARHIANCAIRTDSRGSRLSKDARNSPRKIDLAVSAVMALERACQEPEPQPEPMFWNWNDL; this is encoded by the coding sequence GTGCCAGCAAGCTCGACGCGCTCATCGCGCGGCGCCAAGCGCGGGCGGCCGGCGCCGAGTAGCTGGCCGCCCCGCTTCCTCACCCCGGTCCCGGCCGGGGACGTGCGGCGCGGCGACGGCGCCCAAGTGGTCGAGTTCATCGAGACGCTGTGCACGGTCACGAAGGACTCGTTCGCCGGGCCATCCGGCTCGCCGCTGACGCTGCGGGACTGGCAGCAGACCCTCCTCGCGCACCTCTTCGCCCGTCGCGCGGACGGCCGCCGCCGGCACCGCATGGCGCTGATCGGCGAGCCCCGCAAGAACGGCAAGAGCGGCCTAGGCGCGGGCCTGGCGCTCGACGGCCTCTTCGAGTGCGAGGGCGCCGAGGTCTACTCCTGCGCTGGTGACAAGGAGCAGGCCCGGATCGTTTTCGGCGACGCCAAGCGAATGGTCGACGCCTCCCCGGACCTGTCCGAGGCGATCAAGCCGTACAAGGACGTGCTGGAGGTCGTCGGCACCGGCAGCGTCTACCGCTGCTTGAGCGCTGAGGCGTTCACCAAGGAGGGACTGTCTCCGACCCGGGTGATCTTCGATGAGCTGCACGTCCAGCCCAACCCGGACTTGTGGAACGTCATGGCGCTGGCGGCCGGCGCGCGGATCGACCCGCTGCTGATCGCCATCACCACCGCGGGGGTCAAGACCGACACCCGGGGCCTGGACTCGATCTGCTACCAGCTGTTCCAGTACGGCCAGCGCCTGGCCGCCGGCGAGGAGACCGACCCCAGCTTCTTCATGGCCTGGTGGGGCGCCCCGGACGCGGCGGACCACCGGCTGGAGGAGACCTGGCGGATCGCCAACCCCGCCTACGGGGACCTGATCGACCCCGAGGACTTCGCCAGCGCGGTGAAGCGCACCCCCGAGGCCGAGTTCCGCACCAAGCGGCTCAACCAGTGGGTCAACACCGCCACCGCGTGGCTGCCCGCCGGGGCCTGGGACGCGTGCGCCGCACCGGGCCCGATCCCCGACGGCACGGAGGTGTGCGTCGGGTTCGACGGCTCGTTCAACGGAGACAGCACGGCGATCACCGCCGTGTCGTGCACGCCGGTGCCGCACATCGACGTCGTCGCCGCCTGGGAGCGCCCGCCGCAGGCCGGCCAGGACTGGACAGTGCCGATCCTGGAGGTCGAGGACGCCCTGAGGCAGGCCTGCCGCCGCTGGAACGTGCGCGAGATCGACTGCGACCCCTACCGGTGGGGCCGCACCTACGCCGTGCTGGACGAAGAGGGCCTGCCCGTCGTGGAGTTCCCACAGTCCCCGGCCCGGATGATCCCGGCCACCACCCGCTTCTACGAGGCCGTGATGAACCGGGCACTCACGCACTCGGGTGACCCTCGGCTGGCCCGGCACATCGCCAACTGCGCGATCCGCACCGACTCCAGGGGTTCGCGGCTGTCTAAGGACGCCCGCAACAGCCCCCGCAAGATCGACCTGGCGGTCAGCGCGGTGATGGCCCTGGAACGGGCCTGCCAGGAGCCCGAGCCGCAGCCCGAGCCGATGTTCTGGAACTGGAACGACCTGTAG
- a CDS encoding phage terminase small subunit P27 family, with protein MPAGRPPTPTERKRRTGNPGGRPLPEPVVQLAAVAHLPPPPPTLGETGRAAWDRLWTSGQAWLSPATDLDVLTRLCEAHDEREAMRDQVAADGYMVPGSMGQTRAHPLLAQIRALEAQMTKWESLCGFTPTDRARLGYAEVKRASKLDALIARRQARAAGAE; from the coding sequence CCGCCGACCCCCACAGAACGCAAGCGCCGCACCGGCAACCCGGGCGGCCGGCCGCTGCCCGAGCCGGTCGTACAGCTCGCCGCCGTCGCGCACCTGCCGCCGCCACCCCCGACGCTGGGCGAGACCGGCCGCGCCGCTTGGGATCGGCTGTGGACCTCGGGCCAGGCGTGGCTGAGCCCTGCCACCGACCTGGACGTCCTGACCCGGCTGTGCGAGGCGCACGACGAGCGCGAGGCGATGCGCGACCAGGTCGCCGCCGACGGCTACATGGTGCCCGGCTCGATGGGCCAGACCCGCGCGCACCCGCTGCTCGCCCAGATCCGCGCCCTGGAGGCGCAGATGACCAAGTGGGAGTCGCTGTGCGGCTTCACCCCGACCGACCGGGCCCGGCTCGGCTACGCGGAGGTGAAGCGTGCCAGCAAGCTCGACGCGCTCATCGCGCGGCGCCAAGCGCGGGCGGCCGGCGCCGAGTAG